A genomic segment from Spinacia oleracea cultivar Varoflay chromosome 3, BTI_SOV_V1, whole genome shotgun sequence encodes:
- the LOC110777575 gene encoding uncharacterized protein — protein sequence MAYHGGTLKSTSINGVKVYSLTGHQRSLAAWLNPKKQRALRKDKDYMQRVELIQDLKFETATTKIKATPDGEFLLASGIYPPQVKVYELRELSLKFERHLVSEIIDFQVLSDDYSKIAFLCADRSVCLHAKYGSHYNVRIPRMGRDMAYDSWSCDLLCAASSPDLYRINLAQGRFLAPLTTQSPGLNVVSRSNLHGLVACGGEDGAVECFDTRARSSVGRINAVAAAEDDGQVTAIEFDEEGGFQMAVGSSEGKVLIYDLRSSHPIRVKDHMYGSPILNIKWHRTLNSEHPKIISADNHIVRIWDPETGEGMTNIEPTGGAINDMCVFGESGLMLLALDSSHIPSYFIPALGPAPKWCSYLENLTEELEESAQTSIYDDYKFLTKEELERLNLTNLIGTNLLRAYMHGFFIDYRLFKKAKAMADPFAYDVYIEQRKKEKLEALHRERITIKRRLPKVNRQLAGTLLEDEEAENEREDGNDVDRKKFSKKKKGALGSDILKNDRFAAMFANPDFEIDENSEEYMALHPIAPQKRTRLENEHFEPIMEDEMSLSDGDASEDEGRLDKKSRAPRLYEVKDERHAQAFLDSVSLADVDALPLGERVAALQDDEIASRLPSGVKVGRGGSREISFVSRSKAKYREDDDGKDARRNKRGVQSLGLKPTNYERRSRGGRGGGRGGRGGGRGSRGRGRGRGQF from the exons ATGGCTTACCATGGAGGCACACTCAAGTCCACCTCCATTAATGGCGTTAAAGTATATTCTTTGACCGGCCATCAACGTTCTCTTGCCGCCTGGCTTAACCCCAAGAAACAGCGTGCTCTCCGCAAAGACAAAG ATTATATGCAAAGAGTAGAATTAATCCaggacttgaagtttgaaaccGCAACCACCAAAATCAAGGCCACACCTGATGGAGAATTTCTTCTTGCTTCAG GTATTTACCCTCCACAAGTTAAGGTGTATGAATTAAGGGAACTTTCCTTGAAGTTTGAAAGACACTTAGTTTCTGAAATTATTGATTTCCAG GTGTTGTCCGATGATTACTCAAAGATTGCATTTCTTTGTGCTGATCGGTCAGTTTGTTTACATGCTAAATATGGAAGTCATTATAATGTGAGGATTCCTAG GATGGGAAGGGATATGGCATATGATTCTTGGTCCTGCGATTTGCTCTGTGCTGCCTCCTCGCCAGATCTTTACAGAATAAATTTAGCGCAG GGTCGTTTTCTTGCTCCTCTTACTACTCAATCTCCTGGATTAAATGTTGTATCTAGAAG CAATCTTCACGGGTTAGTTGCTTGTGGTGGCGAGGATGGTGCTGTTGAATGCTTTGATACGAGAGCGAGGTCATCTGTTGGTAGAATTAATGCAGTCGCAGCTGCTGAGGATGACGGTCAG GTAACTGCAATTGAGTTTGATGAGGAAGGAGGCTTCCAAATGGCTGTAGGAAGCAGTGAGGGAAAG GTACTGATCTATGATTTGCGATCTTCCCATCCTATTCGAGTCAAGGATCACAT GTATGGAAGCCCAATTTTGAATATCAAGTGGCATCGGACTTTGAATTCAGAACATCCCAAGATAATCAGCGCAGATAATCACATTGTCAGGATTTGGGATCCTGAGACT GGTGAAGGTATGACCAATATTGAGCCAACAGGTGGCGCAATCAATGATATGTGTGTATTCGGTGAAAGCGGGCTAATGTTGTTGGCTCTAGACTCAAGTCATATACCCTCTTACTTCATTCCTGCTCTTGGGCCTGCCCCCAAGTGGTGCTCATATTTGGAAAACTTGACT GAAGAGCTCGAAGAGAGTGCTCAGACAAGTATATACGATGATTACAAGTTCTTAACCAAAGAAGAACTCGAAAGACTTAACCTGACCAATTTAATTGGAACCAACCTTCTTAGAGCTTATATGCATGGGTTCTTCATTGATTACCGTTTATTTAAAAAG GCAAAGGCTATGGCGGATCCATTTGCATATGATGTCTACATCGAGCAGCGTAAGAAGGAGAAGCTGGAGGCCCTGCATCGTGAACGCATAACG ATTAAGAGGAGGCTACCAAAGGTTAACCGTCAACTCGCGGGTACTCTTCTTGAGGACGAAGAGGCTGAAAATGAGAGGGAAGATGGTAATGATGTTGATAGAAAGAAATTCTCCAAGAAAAAGAAGGGGGCATTGGGCAGTGACATACTGAAAAATGATAGATTTGCGGCCATGTTCGCCAATCCG GACTTTGAGATTGACGAGAATTCCGAAGAATATATGGCTCTTCATCCTATTGCTCCCCAGAAGCGGACTCGTTTGGAGAATGAACACTTTGAGCCTATCATGGAGGATGAGATGAGTTTGAGTGATGGTGATGCTTCTGAGGATGAAGGCAGGCTGGATAAGAAATCGCGGGCTCCTAG GTTATATGAAGTGAAGGATGAAAGGCATGCACAAGCGTTCTTGGATAGCGTGTCACTTGCTGATGTGGACGCTCTTCCTTTAGGAGAGAGAGTGGCAGCTTTGCAAGATGACGAAATAGCATCTCGTTTGCCTAGTGGTGTTAAGGTGGGACGAGGAGGGTCGCGAGAGATTTCCTTTGTTTCTAGAAGTAAAGCCAAGTACCGGGAAGATGACGACGGTAAAGATGCACGACGTAATAAAAGGGGTGTTCAGTCATTAGGTCTTAAGCCTACAAACTATGAGAGGAGGAGCCGAGGTGGCAGAGGAGGCGGCAGAGGAGGTAGAGGAGGCGGAAGAGGAAGTCGAGGGAGAGGCCGAGGAAGAGGTCAATTTTGA